The Triticum aestivum cultivar Chinese Spring chromosome 7B, IWGSC CS RefSeq v2.1, whole genome shotgun sequence genome window below encodes:
- the LOC123161365 gene encoding phytoene synthase 1, chloroplastic — protein sequence MIDGMRTDLKKARYKNFDELYMYCYYVAGTVGLMSVPVMGIAPESKATAESVYGAALALGLANQLTNILRDVGEDARRGRIYLPQDELAEAELSDEDIFKGVVTDKWRKFMKRQIKRARMFFEEAERGVTELRKESRWPVWASLLLYRQILDEIEANDYNNFTRRAYVGKVKKVLALPVAYGRSLLLPYSLRNNQT from the exons ATGATCGACGGGATGCGGACGGACCTCAAGAAGGCGAGGTACAAGAACTTTGACGAGCTCTACATGTACTGCTACTATGTTGCGGGCACCGTGGGGCTGATGAGTGTCCCGGTGATGGGCATTGCGCCTGAGTCCAAGGCGACGGCTGAGAGCGTCTATGGCGCCGCTCTGGCTCTCGGGCTCGCGAACCAGCTCACCAACATACTCAGGGATGTCGGAGAAGA TGCAAGAAGAGGAAGGATATATTTGCCGCAAGACGAGCTCGCAGAGGCAGAGCTCTCCGATGAAGACATCTTCAAAGGGGTCGTCACCGACAAGTGGAGGAAATTCATGAAGAGGCAGATCAAGAGGGCGAGGATGTTCTTCGAGGAGGCGGAGCGAGGGGTAACCGAGCTCAGGAAGGAGAGCCGGTGGCCA GTTTGGGCCTCTCTGTTGCTATACCGGCAGATCCTCGACGAGATCGAAGCGAACGACTACAACAACTTCACCAGGAGGGCCTATGTTGGGAAGGTGAAGAAGGTGCTGGCGCTCCCTGTCGCGTACGGGAGATCGCTGCTCTTACCGTATTCACTGAGAAATAACCAGACCTAG
- the LOC123158751 gene encoding uncharacterized protein, translating into AASMAPGPLPEYHLRKKGPPPALPDELVGEILLRIPPDDPASLLHAYLVCKSWSEAVSQRWFRRSFHNLHPSPTVLGVLHDWHDEAIPTFIPATASPFSLAAPDRLLWQAVDCRHGRTVFLSKGPTEEFLVWEPITGAQQRVPIPVAFQFGNTTAAVFCAADGCNHYDCHGGPFCVVFVFSVCDEDAGYDLYETSACVYESETGAWGEPTLMHNEFIVDFIYYSSVLFQKKYYSSVLVGRSFLYFMTCGGFILEYDLARHGLTWFDTPDSCHSKGEPTCNLMLAEDGGLGLAEELNPHLQLWSREIVDGRWVPGRIIYLESLPSLYGAPVGAQCPVHVLGFAEEANTIFVTTDAGLFAVQVKSGKASRVCDDHGYGKLIPIAGLYTPMPRGEHLRKVAASSC; encoded by the coding sequence GCGGCCAGCATGGCACCAGGACCGCTGCCGGAGTATCATTTGAGAAAAAAAGGACCGCCGCCGGCCCTCCCGGACGAGCTCGTAGGAGAGATCCTGCTCCGCATCCCGCCCGACGACCCCGCCAGCCTCCTCCATGCGTACCTCGTCTGCAAGTCCTGGAGCGAGGCCGTCTCCCAACGCTGGTTCCGGCGCAGCTTTCACAATCTTCATCCATCACCCACCGTGCTCGGGGTTCTTCATGACTGGCACGATGAGGCCATCCCTACCTTCATCCCAGCCACCGCGTCGCCGTTCTCCCTCGCCGCCCCCGACCGCTTGCTCTGGCAGGCCGTCGACTGCCGCCATGGCCGCACCGTCTTCCTCTCTAAGGGCCCTACTGAGGAATTCCTGGTGTGGGAGCCAATCACAGGTGCCCAGCAGCGCGTACCTATCCCCGTGGCGTTCCAGTTCGGCAACACCACCGCAGCCGTGTTCTGCGCAGCTGACGGGTGCAACCACTACGACTGCCACGGGGGTCCCTTCTGCGTGGTCTTTGTCTTCTCCGTCTGTGATGAAGACGCCGGCTACGACCTATATGAGACGTCGGCATGTGTCTACGAATCCGAGACTGGCGCCTGGGGTGAGCCGACCTTAATGCACAACGAATTTATCGTGGACTTCATATATTATTCGAGcgtccttttccaaaaaaaatattATTCGAGCGTGCTTGTTGGGAGGTCTTTCTTGTACTTCATGACATGTGGTGGGTTTATCCTGGAGTATGACCTGGCAAGGCATGGACTGACTTGGTTCGACACACCAGACTCATGCCATTCTAAGGGTGAACCCACTTGCAACCTCATGCTAGCGGAGGACGGTGGACTAGGACTCGCCGAAGAATTGAATCCGCATCTGCAATTGTGGTCAAGGGAGATAGTGGATGGCCGATGGGTGCCGGGCCGAATCATCTACTTGGAAAGTTTGCCGTCCCTATATGGTGCTCCCGTGGGTGCACAATGTCCAGTGCATGTGTTGGGCTTCGCTGAGGAAGCAAACACCATTTTCGTGACCACGGATGCTGGCCTCTTCGCAGTCCAAGTAAAATCAGGGAAGGCGAGCAGGGTGTGCGATGATCATGGCTACGGCAAGCTGATTCCAATCGCTGGCTTGTACACTCCTATGCCCAGAGGTGAGCACTTGAGAAAAGTGGCGGCTTCCAGTTGTTAG